A DNA window from Anastrepha obliqua isolate idAnaObli1 chromosome 5, idAnaObli1_1.0, whole genome shotgun sequence contains the following coding sequences:
- the LOC129248435 gene encoding uncharacterized protein LOC129248435 — MVVCSTRFQHKKIHQATWLSPDRKTRNQIDHVVIDGRHASSVLDVRTIRGPNIDSDHYLVAAKLRTRLCAAKNVHLPAQRMFDIEKLQSQQTARRFATRLSLLLSESTAQQTGMREQWSNISRSLRTAAEEEIGFRRARKNNWYDEECHAAAERKDAAYRATLRSGATRAMWDRYRELRKEERRIIRQKKREAEIRECEELEMLANRNNARKFYQKVRRLTEGFKTGAFSCKNKDGDLVTDVQSNLKLWREHFSNLLNSDSCACHRECEDPDTPIDDDGIVVPLPDHDEVRIAIARLKNNKAAGADGLPAELFKHGGEELVRCMHQLLCRIWSDESMPADWNL; from the coding sequence atggtagtctgcagcaccagattccagcataaaaagatacaccaagctacctggctgtctcctgatcggaaaacgcgaaaccagatcgatcatgttgtgatagatggaagacacgcttctagtgtattagatgtacgtacgatccgaggacccaacatcgactcggatcattaccttgttgcagccaagctgcgcacccgcctctgtgcagcaaaaaacgtacatctacctgcgcaaagaatgttcgacatcgaaaagctgcaatcacaacagacagccagaagattcgccactcgactctcactcctgctctcggagagcactgcccaacaaaccggcatgcgcgagcaatggagcaacatttctcgttccctacgtaccgccgccgaagaagaaatcggattccggcgagcccgaaaaaacaattggtacgacgaggaatgtcatgctgccgccgaaagaaaagatgccgcctatagagccacgctgcgatcgggcgcaacgcgagccatgtgggatcgctacagagagctgagaaaggaagagagacgtattatccgacagaagaaacgagaggccgaaatacgtgagtgcgaagagcttgagatgctggccaataggaacaacgcccgaaaattttaccagaaagttcggcggcttacagaaggttttaagaccggggcgttttcctgtaagaacaaagacggcgatctggtgactgacgtacagagcaatcttaaattatggagggaacacttctcgaacctgttaaacagtgacagctgcgcatgtcatagagaatgtgaagatcccgataccccaatcgatgacgacggaattgtagttccgttacccgaccatgacgaggtgagaatagcaatagcacggctaaagaacaacaaagccgcgggcgccgacggactgccggctgagctattcaaacatggcggcgaggagctggtaaggtgcatgcatcagctcctatgcagaatatggtcggatgaaagcatgcctgccgattggaattta